A DNA window from Fusarium fujikuroi IMI 58289 draft genome, chromosome FFUJ_chr11 contains the following coding sequences:
- a CDS encoding trichothecene 3-O-acetyltransferase gives MSKLAQICNHDSSAFQDVMSQFPALNGHTQLILGFKLPPETPRKAGTDALENALSSLTHQIDWLDGQVIEKGGSLLPVPWPKDGPKNEILRRKDCDTLLPTMHDLIRRGVPISELDASIVSPFPGLNAGHRLEPPVPIVALQANFISGGMLLTMCFHLIVMDGTAAFQFIRHLASALEGKQISPTDLVQANRDRRSVVRLLSPGEPIKDYTDLRRPPGFTYPPVLSTPAWCYFKLPIAALKALMKIALTQLSASSSHNGLLSENDVICAFCWQRISTVRLSTQNPGTVSKFSRAIDGRLAGGIPLGYMGHVVYHANLRLPLQHIVSSSLGDIAYRLRKALDSSNNEWTLRSYATFIAREPDKSLLLYGGKTNPNTDLGATSALAGDDLRPSAFGLLGPSYFLRRPKTTPITGSISMSPVEGDYTPPLSLPSKCRLRAFKNRLGMEEIYQDYWLRVN, from the coding sequence ATGTCAAAACTGGCACAAATTTGCAATCACGACAGTAGCGCTTTTCAAGACGTTATGTCACAGTTTCCAGCCCTTAACGGACATACCCAATTGATCCTCGGTTTCAAACTCCCACCAGAAACACCCCGCAAAGCTGGTACAGATGCTCTCGAGAATGCTCTCAGCAGCTTAACTCATCAGATAGACTGGCTCGATGGTCAGGTGATTGAGAAGGGTGGAAGTCTTTTGCCAGTACCATGGCCAAAAGATGGACCCAAGAATGAGATTCTTCGTCGCAAAGATTGCGATACCTTATTGCCCACGATGCATGATCTCATTCGGAGAGGGGTGCCTATTTCAGAATTGGACGCAAGTATAGTCTCGCCGTTTCCGGGCTTGAACGCAGGTCACAGACTCGAGCCCCCCGTACCAATTGTTGCGCTGCAGGCCAACTTCATCAGCGGGGGGATGCTCCTCACCATGTGTTTCCATCTCATTGTCATGGACGGCACGGCTGCGTTTCAGTTTATACGGCATCTCGCCTCTGCGCTCGAGGGAAAGCAAATCTCGCCGACCGATCTTGTACAAGCAAATCGCGATAGACGATCAGTAGTCAGACTGCTTAGCCCCGGAGAGCCCATCAAAGACTATACGGATCTGCGCCGTCCACCTGGCTTCACCTATCCACCAGTCTTGTCAACGCCAGCCTGGTGCTACTTCAAGCTCCCCATTGCTGCACTGAAAGCATTGATGAAGATAGCACTGACGCAGCTGTCTGCATCAAGTTCTCACAATGGTCTGCTCTCGGAGAACGATGTCATATGCGCTTTTTGTTGGCAACGTATCAGCACAGTGAGGCTATCCACCCAAAACCCCGGAACAGTATCCAAGTTCTCCAGGGCTATTGATGGCCGCCTTGCTGGAGGTATCCCCTTAGGCTACATGGGCCATGTGGTGTACCACGCCAATCTTCGTCTTCCACTACAACACATTGTGTCGTCAAGTCTAGGAGATATTGCGTATAGATTACGAAAAGCTCTTGATTCGTCCAACAACGAGTGGACTTTACGCAGCTACGCAACTTTTATTGCCCGCGAACCAGATaagtctcttcttctctacGGTGGAAAAACGAACCCGAATACGGACCTGGGAGCAACTTCCGCTCTTGCTGGCGACGATCTGCGTCCAAGTGCTTTTGGCCTGCTTGGGCCATCATACTTTCTTAGGCGCCCCAAGACAACTCCAATTACAGGCTCCATCTCAATGAGTCCTGTTGAGGGCGACTATACCCCCCCTTTGTCTTTGCCTTCCAAGTGTAGACTTAGAGCTTTTAAAAACAGACTCGGAATGGAAGAGATATATCAGGATTATTGGTTAAGAGTTAATTAG
- a CDS encoding probable type I polyketide synthase, producing MDEIRAPEPIAVIGLSCKFAGEATNADNLWQMIANGRDAWSQIPLSRFNWAGSFHPDHEKSSTMHVRAGYFINDDLGNFDAAFFNLSAETAASMDPQFRLQLESVYEALENAGQPIETIAGSDTSVYMGTFNHDYREGMIRDEDDLPRFMITGTGAAMASNRVSHFFDLRGASMTLDTGCSTSLVALHQAVSDLRSGNSTMAIVGSSNLMLNPDMFKALGSIGVLSPDGKSFSFDSRANGYGRGEGVATVIIKRWRDAVAAGDPIRAVIRETCLNQDGKTETITSPSSNAQEQLIRKCYKNALLDPLETQYFEAHGTGTPTGDPIELQAVAAVFQSRQSTEPLQIGSIKANIGHTEPVSGLASLIKVVMALEHGVLPPSINFEKPNAKLNLKEWNFEVPQKLEPWIPNSNGIRRASINNFGYGGTNAHVIVEMGPQWRTDSGIHATNGTSHINGHTNGTESTSVSDQKPTSEGNNTNFSRNKTKVLVLSARDERTCEHMISNLKYHLRRLKDHGKPDQLLQSIIYTLGHRRSMMPWVAACPISYTRGISTVVESLESSQFKPKRIVRTPRIGMVFTGQGAQWYAMGRELIIAYPVFRSSLELGDAYLRELGADWSLMEELMRDAPDTKVYDTAVSIPICAALQISLVNLLQSWGIKPAAVTSHSSGEIAAAYTAGVIDYRASMAIAHYRSVLSADKALRGSVKGGMVAVGVGPDHAATYLEELQSDGKASIACINSSKSVTVAGDLSAVLEVETRAKDDGVLASRLNVNIGYHSHQMEPISHRYRDALSRVKLFNSANNLESIIYASPVTGGRMTSAEEIASAEHWVASLVQPVQFLDAFTDMVLGGFDPSGTSVDVVVEVGPHSALRGPIRQILELPEFGGLQIPYYPCLIRKTDARDTMQALAANLIGEGLELQLDSLNFPYGRESFVNVLTDLPSYPWNHQTRHWVEPRFNRALRERDQEPHCLIGSLVLGTERDSPSWRHVLRVSESPWLRDHVVQSNVLYPGAGFICLAVAGVAQMVSMQVIKSVDKLGNDRQVSGYRLRDVEILRALLVPDIQPLELQTKLCPASDREIGLRGWYHFEILSVTGENRWNLHAKGSIKVEFADESTPGVGGLEAISPLIPSTARRIAPDDVFATFRSVGIEHGPAFQNFKTILQCQTEPRSKATIIVADTSANNTIIHPTTFDSVVQAAYTALPKAGYFQESPRVPRRFRQIWISSNIGHEAGHEFEACSRVNDAGAQSFEADVRLFDAQKDSHGSQTPVLEIQGLFLQSLGHAIGTGNKRPWENEVCNRVEWDIDMTVTDPRTFERIKKDLTLSDPGESFTKELRPICLYYIHEALAELSPPDVSSLSGHLAKFYGWMQDQVKLALPETKSDNTDETLDLRSLNPGLRLLLISQAITKSVAGEMICRLGPHLADILRGKTTPLEVMAHNNLLSRYYEESPGLKRCFRQLSQLLRKIVHKNPRARILEIGAGTGSVTRHALEVLGTRDSGGPLAELYHYTDISMGFFEAARKEFSGWSDVLAFDKLDIEQDPAEQGFKLGSYDIVIACQVLHATKSISHTMANVRSLMKPSSSLLLIETTQDQIDIQFIFGLLPGWWLSQEPTRQNSPSLSILSWDNALKTAGFTGVDMVVNESENASEYAFSTIMSHTKSEIDSSFEIRPEDIVLVTTSKSIPPQDWMVSLARSIGGKDDSFAVQLLDAPDATDSTYRGKICVFLAEVEDNVLFELNLTFLEGLKLVVANCRGLLWVTIGGAIKCEIPCSALATGFVRSLRNEYVGRRIMTLDLDPSPTTWSSAASDAISRVLKHSFRDTDDSNMFDGSAMDFEFAERDEAIMVPRYYKDTIRNELIMPQQNQQSPDNALTELFHQEHPVRLHVGTRGLLDTLTFVHDEVIMTADDSQILESFVEVEVRAYGLNFRDVMVAMGQLEDKIMGIECAGIITKVGAVAALHGHFVGEKVFALLRGPFASRVRTEHWNAVSIPEGTTFEEAASMPMVFTTAYVALFDVAHIQRGQSVLIHAAAGGVGQAAIQLAQHLGAEIYVTVGSPKKKQLIQQRYGIPDHHIFNSRDASFASGIRDITEGRGVDLVLNSLAGPLLQESFDLVAPFGHFVEIGRRDLEQNSFLEMRPFIRHISFSSLDVLHMTREKGPDVRRILTEIARLKQRNVIAPVDPLTSYPISDITKAFRLMQTGQHTGKIVVSTGPLQKVEVQPYPKDIKLSPEASYLLVGGLGGIGQCLASWLVNLGAKQIILMSRSAGTKDEDAVFIRDLAETGCRIECISCDVSKSHDLERALQLCTAKGLPPIRGVIHAAMVLQDSILEQMTIENFRAAVVPKVHGSWNLHTKFQNVDFFIMLSSINGIVGYASQSNYSAGGSYQDALAHWRVTVGLPAVSLDLCAVKTVGYVAETAGVAVRMQRAGHMLLREDQLLGLLESAILHPFTPQIVAGLNTGPGSHWNRDGESQLGRDARFSALQYRQPREQRARDGDMAHKNSLAASLAEATSRADAEAIVFEAIAQKLSSIFVIAVGEIEPSKHPSHYGVDSLVAVELRNMISLQAAADVSIFSILQSQSLGALASEIVDKSRYTEVI from the exons ATGGACGAGATTCGTGCCCCTGAGCCAATCGCAGTTATCGGCCTGAGCTGCAAATTTGCCGGCGAAGCCACAAATGCTGATAATTTATGGCAAATGATTGCTAATGGACGAGATGCTTGGTCTCAGATCCCATTGTCCAGATTTAACTGGGCGGGCTCTTTCCATCCTGATCACGAGAAATCGAGCACT ATGCATGTGCGTGCTGGATACTTCATCAACGATGACCTTGGCAATTTCGAcgcagccttcttcaacctgTCAGCCGAAACTGCAGCC TCTATGGACCCTCAATTTCGGCTTCAATTGGAGTCTGTGTACGAAGCCCTGGAGAATG CCGGACAACCCATTGAAACAATAGCTGGCTCGGACACATCTGTATATATGGGAACGTTTAATCACGACTATAGGGAGGGTATGATacgtgatgaagatgacttGCCACGTTTCATGATTACGGGCACTGGCGCCGCCATGGCCTCAAACCGCGTCTCGCATTTCTTTGATCTGAGAGGGGCTAGCATGACGTTAGACACGGGTTGCTCGACATCACTAGTGGCACTGCATCAAGCTGTCAGTGACTTGCGATCTGGCAACTCGACCATGGCGATCGTTGGAAGTTCCAATCTGATGCTTAACCCTGATATGTTCAAGGCTCTCGGGTCTATAGG CGTTCTCTCTCCTGACGGGAAGTCCTTTTCGTTCGATTCAAGAGCGAATGGGTACGGGCGAGGAGAGGGCGTGGCgaccgtcatcatcaagcgcTGGAGAGATGCTGTGGCTGCCGGAGACCCTATCCGGGCAGTAATACGTGAGACTTGCCTAAACCAGGACGGCAAAACAGAAACTATCACTTCTCCAAGCTCTAATGCACAAGAACAATTGATTCGCAAGTGCTACAAAAACGCGCTGCTCGACCCACTCGAAACACAATACTTTGAGGCACATGGCACAGGTACCCCAACTGGAGATCCTATTGAGCTTCAGGCAGTTGCAGCAGTCTTCCAATCGCGTCAGAGTACAGAGCCTTTACAGATTGGCTCTATCAAGGCCAATATCGGACATACGGAGCCAGTCAGTGGCCTCGccagtctcatcaaagtGGTTATGGCGCTCGAGCATGGGGTCCTTCCACCGTCCATCAACTTCGAGAAACCGAACGCAAAGCTCAACTTGAAGGAGTGGAATTTTGAAGTTCCACAGAAGTTGGAGCCATGGATCCCAAATTCCAATGGGATAAGGCGTGCGTCGATCAACAACTTTGGCTACGGTGGCACGAATGCCCATGTCATTGTTGAGATGGGACCCCAATGGAGGACTGATTCTGGCATTCACGCGACCAACGGAACCAGCCATATCAACGGACACACCAACGGTACCGAATCAACATCAGTCTCTGACCAGAAGCCGACTAGTGAAGGGAATAACACGAATTTCTCCCggaacaagaccaaggttcTTGTTCTCAGTGCAAGAGATGAACGAACGTGTGAGCATATGATCTCCAACTTGAAATACCATCTCCGACGTCTAAAGGACCATGGGAAACCTGATCAACTACTTCAGAGTATTATATACACTCTGGGACACCGTCGAAGTATGATGCCTTGGGTTGCAGCATGTCCCATTTCCTACACGCGCGGTATCTCTACAGTCGTTGAGTCTCTAGAATCCTCTCAATTCAAGCCCAAGCGAATCGTGCGAACTCCACGTATTGGCATGGTGTTTACAGGACAAGGAGCTCAGTGGTACGCAATGGGGAGAGAGCTGATTATTGCCTATCCTGTATTCAGATCctcccttgagcttggagatgCATACCTCAGAGAGCTTGGTGCAGACTGGTCTTTAATGGAGGAGCTCATGAGGGATGCTCCTGACACAAAGGTTTATGATACTGCTGTCAGTATTCCTATTTGCGCTGCACTGCAGATATCCCTGGTCAACTTACTCCAGAGCTGGGGTATCAAGCCAGCAGCGGTGACAAGTCACTCAAGTGGAGAGATCGCGGCTGCATATACCGCAGGTGTTATCGACTACCGGGCATCCATGGCTATCGCTCATTATAGAAGCGTTTTGTCGGCCGATAAAGCTCTGAGAGGTTCTGTAAAGGGGGGCATGGTAGCGGTCGGAGTGGGACCTGACCATGCCGCGACCTACCTCGAAGAGCTGCAAAGCGATGGAAAAGCAAGTATCGCTTGTATTAACAGCTCCAAGAGTGTGACCGTTGCAGGAGATCTTTCGGCCGTCCTGGAAGTCGAGACTAGGGCTAAGGATGATGGTGTGTTAGCGAGTCGACTGAATGTCAACATTGGCTACCATTCACATCAGATGGAGCCCATCTCTCACAGATATAGAGATGCACTGAGCCGGGTAAAGCTTTTCAACTCTGCAAATAACCTCGAGTCCATCATCTATGCTTCACCAGTAACTGGCGGCCGCATGACCTCTGCTGAAGAAATTGCCAGTGCCGAACATTGGGTGGCAAGCTTGGTTCAGCCTGTCCAGTTCCTTGATGCCTTCACCGACATGGTTCTGGGTGGCTTTGACCCATCTGGCAccagtgttgatgttgtagtCGAGGTTGGACCCCATTCAGCCTTGAGAGGCCCTATCAGACAAATTCTTGAGCTTCCTGAGTTTGGGGGTCTTCAAATCCCTTACTACCCTTGTTTGATTCGCAAGACTGATGCTAGAGATACCATGCAGGCACTGGCGGCAAATCTAATTGGTGAGGGCCTGGAACTACAATTAGATTCTCTCAACTTCCCCTATGGACGAGAGAGCTTTGTCAACGTATTGACGGACCTTCCCTCCTACCCATGGAATCACCAGACAAGACATTGGGTTGAGCCACGCTTCAATAGAGCGCTGCGAGAAAGAGATCAGGAACCGCACTGTCTTATCGGCTCACTAGTTCTAGGAACAGAGCGAGACTCTCCTTCGTGGCGCCATGTACTTCGTGTGTCCGAGTCGCCTTGGCTTCGTGATCACGTAGTCCAGTCCAATGTCCTTTATCCTGGAGCAGGCTTTATCTGCTTGGCTGTCGCAGGTGTAGCACAGATGGTTTCTATGCAGGTGATCAAATCTGTGGATAAACTTGGAAATGATCGACAGGTCTCTGGTTACAGACTGCGAGACGTTGAGATCCTTCGAGCCCTGCTAGTGCCAGACATCCAACCTCTAGAGCTTCAGACCAAACTCTGTCCTGCCTCTGATAGAGAGATTGGCCTCAGGGGATGGTATCATTTTGAGATTCTCTCTGTCACTGGCGAAAACCGATGGAATCTGCATGCCAAGGGGTCTATCAAAGTCGAGTTTGCCGATGAGTCGACGCCGGGGGTAGGCGGACTCGAAGCAATATCTCCTTTGATTCCTAGCACAGCACGTCGGATCGCACCCGATGATGTGTTTGCTACTTTCAGATCCGTCGGCATCGAGCATGGACCAGCATTCCAAAACTTCAAGACTATCCTCCAGTGCCAAACTGAACCACGATCCAAGGCGACCATAATCGTTGCCGACACCTCTGCTAATAACACCATTATCCACCCGACTACTTTCGATTCCGTTGTGCAAGCGGCATATACTGCTCTTCCCAAGGCTGGGTATTTCCAGGAGAGCCCCCGCGTGCCCCGCAGATTCAGGCAGATTTGGATATCGAGTAATATCGGCCACGAGGCAGGACACGAATTCGAGGCTTGCTCAAGAGTCAACGATGCCGGTGCTCAGAGCTTTGAGGCAGATGTTCGCCTTTTCGATGCCCAAAAAGATTCACATGGCTCGCAGACTCCTGTCCTCGAGATACAGGGACTGTTTCTCCAGTCCCTTGGTCACGCCATTGGTACCGGAAATAAGCGGCCATGGGAGAATGAAGTTTGTAACAGGGTGGAATGGGACATTGACATGACTGTCACTGACCCTAGGACATTTGAGAGGATTAAAAAGGACCTTACACTCTCAGATCCTGGGGAGAGTTTTACGAAAGAGCTACGGCCCATTTGCCTATACTATATTCACGAAGCACTTGCTGAACTCTCCCCTCCTGATGTCTCAAGTCTTAGTGGACACTTGGCCAAGTTCTACGGCTGGATGCAGGATCAGGTGAAGCTGGCTTTGCCAGAAACAAAATCTGACAATACAGACGAGACCCTTGATCTGAGATCTCTAAATCCTGGACTGAGACTTCTGCTTATCAGCCAAGCTATTACGAAAAGCGTGGCCGGTGAGATGATCTGTCGTCTCGGTCCGCATCTTGCAGATATCTTGCGAGGAAAGACAACTCCTCTGGAGGTAATGGCTCACAATAATCTTCTTTCGAGATACTACGAAGAATCACCTGGCCTCAAACGCTGTTTCAGGCAACTATCTCAGCTCCTCCGCAAGATCGTTCACAAGAACCCCAGAGCTAGAATCCTTGAAATAGGTGCCGGTACAGGCAGCGTCACTCGCCATGCCCTAGAAGTACTCGGAACCCGAGATTCTGGGGGTCCACTAGCCGAGCTATACCACTATACGGATATCTCCATGGGTTTCTTTGAGGCTGCTAGAAAGGAGTTCTCGGGGTGGAGCGATGTACTAGCATTCGACAAGCTAGATATCGAGCAGGATCCTGCAGAACAAGGTTTCAAGCTTGGTTCTTACGATATCGTGATTGCATGCCAAGTTCTCCATGCAACAAAGTCCATCTCTCATACAATGGCTAATGTTCGGAGCCTCATGAAGCCCAGCAGCTCGCTGTTGCTTATTGAAACAACGCAGGACCAGATTGATATCCAGTTCATCTTTGGCCTGCTGCCAGGCTGGTGGCTTAGCCAAGAGCCTACACGCCAGAACAGTCCGTCCCTGAGTATCCTGTCCTGGGATAATGCACTAAAGACTGCTGGCTTTACAGGAGTTGACATGGTCGTGAACGAAAGCGAAAATGCTTCTGAGTATGCATTTAGCACTATCATGTCTCATACGAAATCAGAGATAGATAGCTCCTTCGAAATCCGTCCAGAGGACATTGTTCTAGTTACGACTTCCAAATCAATTCCTCCACAAGATTGGATGGTGTCTCTAGCACGGTCTATCGGAGGAAAGGATGACTCCTTTGCTGTGCAGCTCCTTGACGCCCCTGATGCCACTGATTCTACCTACAGAGGCAAGATATGCGTCTTTTTGGCCGAGGTGGAGGACAACGTACTCTTTGAACTCAACTTGACGTTTTTAGAAGGGCTGAAACTCGTGGTAGCCAATTGTCGTGGTCTTCTTTGGGTAACAATTGGGGGAGCTATCAAGTGTGAGATTCCTTGCTCGGCATTGGCTACAGGTTTTGTCCGTTCTTTGCGCAATGAGTATGTTGGCCGACGAATCATGACTTTAGACTTGGATCCATCTCCCACAACATGGTCATCTGCTGCCTCTGACGCCATCTCGCGTGTTCTCAAGCATTCTTTCAGAGACACGGATGATAGCAACATGTTTGACGGCTCTGCAATGGATTTCGAGTTCGCGGAACGAGACGAGGCTATTATGGTCCCGCGATATTACAAGGACACAATTCGAAATGAACTCATCATGCCACAGCAAAACCAGCAGTCACCAGACAATGCTTTGACTGAGCTCTTCCATCAGGAGCATCCTGTTCGCCTCCATGTTGGCACTCGAGGTCTCTTGGACACATTGACATTTGTTCACGACGAAGTGATCATGACTGCCGATGATAGTCAGATTTTGGAGAGCTTTGTCGAAGTCGAGGTTCGCGCTTATGGGCTGAACTTCCGAGATGTTATGGTTGCCATGGGCCAActggaagacaagatcatggGTATCGAGTGTGCCGGCATCATAACCAAAGTTGGCGCTGTGGCTGCTCTTCATGGGCACTTTGTAGGCGAAAAGGTTTTTGCCCTTCTCCGCGGGCCTTTTGCAAGTCGCGTGCGAACTGAACATTGGAACGCTGTTTCTATACCGGAGGGAACGAcctttgaagaagcagcatcCATGCCTATGGTGTTTACCACGGCGTACGTTGCTTTGTTCGACGTTGCTCATATCCAACGAGGTCAATCTGTTCTGATCCACGCCGCAGCGGGTGGCGTTGGCCAGGCAGCTATCCAGCTGGCGCAGCATCTCGGGGCCGAAATCTATGTCACTGTAGGCTctccaaagaagaagcagctgaTCCAGCAAAGGTATGGAATTCCAGATCACCACATCTTTAATAGCCGCGATGCATCGTTTGCCTCGGGGATCCGTGACATAACCGAAGGTCGcggtgttgatcttgttctgAACTCTCTTGCGGGTCCTTTGTTGCAAGAGAGCTTTGACCTTGTAGCTCCCTTTGGACACTTTGTCGAGATTGGAAGACGAGACCTGGAACAAAACAGTTTCTTGGAGATGCGCCCATTTATTCGCCATATATCCTTCTCGTCACTGGATGTACTCCACATGACAAGAGAGAAAGGCCCAGATGTGCGACGAATTCTCACCGAGATTGCACGCCTAAAGCAGCGGAACGTGATCGCGCCTGTTGATCCGTTGACGAGTTACCCAATCTCGGATATTACCAAAGCATTCCGTCTGATGCAGACAGGACAACACACAGGCAAGATCGTGGTATCAACAGGTCCGCTCCAGAAGGTTGAAGTTCAGCCCTACCCCAAGGATATCAAGCTATCGCCAGAGGCGTCTTATCTATTGGTTGGTGGCTTGGGGGGCATCGGCCAGTGTTTGGCGAGCTGGCTTGTCAATCTTGGGGCCAAGCAGATCATTCTCATGTCACGAAGTGCTGGGACAAAAGACGAGGATGCGGTCTTTATACGCGACTTGGCTGAGACAGGATGCAGAATTGAATGCATTAGCTGCGACGTCTCCAAGAGTCATGATCTTGAGAGAGCGTTGCAGCTGTGTACAGCCAAGGGGCTTCCGCCCATTCGAGGTGTTATTCACGCAGCCATGGTGCTCCAA GACTCTATTCTAGAGCAAATGACTATCGAGAATTTCAGGGCGGCTGTCGTGCCAAAAGTTCATGGGTCCTGGAATCTGCATACCAAATTCCAGAACGTTGACTTCTTCATTATGTTATCATCCATCAATGGTATCGTCGGCTACGCCAGTCAGTCCAACTACTCAGCCGGAGGGTCATATCAAGATGCTCTTGCCCATTGGCGTGTCACAGTTGGTCTCCCTGCTGTTTCGCTCGATCTCTGTGCCGTAAAGACAGTGGGCTACGTGGCTGAGACGGCTGGCGTGGCAGTCCGCATGCAGAGAGCAGGCCACATGCTACTGAGAGAAGATCAACTCCTCGGATTATTGGAGTCAGCCATTCTGCACCCGTTTACTCCTCAGATCGTCGCGGGGCTCAACACAGGACCTGGCTCTCACTGGAATCGTGATGGAGAGTCACAGCTCGGCCGCGATGCACGTTTCAGCGCCCTGCAATATCGACAGCCGCGAGAACAGCGAGCAAGAGATGGTGATATGGCTCACAAAAACTCACTTGCTGCTAGTCTGGCCGAGGCGACTTCCCGGGCTGATGCTGAAGCCATTGTCTTTGAGGCGATTGCACAGAAGTTGAGCTCCATCTTCGTCATAGCTGTTGGAGAGATTGAGCCAAGTAAACACCCATCTCATTATGGTGTCGATTCACTGGTGGCAGTGGAGTTGCGAAATATGATCTCGCTTCAGGCAGCAGCTGATGTTTCCATTTTCAGCATCTTGCAGAGTCAGTCGTTAGGGGCGTTAGCTAGCGAGATTGTGGATAAGAGTAGATACACCGAGGTTATTTAG
- a CDS encoding related to verA protein, which yields MSGSQKLLGKHVLVIGGTSGIGRGVALAAIRDAAHVTVVGSSQATADKAVNYIKSEFPEAKVSGYSCDLDVESLEVDLEALFDKIDPVDHIVTTAANSHPHPTSIQTITVQYLRLANRKLQAMVILAKVASRRLPASRYSSLTFTSGSIADQPQPGCSVLAYIAQGMLGFVRGLALDMKPVRVNLVKPGYVLGTGLWSQIPEEQKSNLRDTLANKNPTASEGLVEDVSEAYIYLMKDGNCTGEVVSTRSGQHLV from the coding sequence ATGTCTGGTTCTCAAAAGCTGCTTGGAAAGCATGTCTTGGTTATAGGCGGCACAAGTGGAATCGGTCGAGGTGTTGCCCTGGCCGCAATCCGTGACGCTGCTCATGTCACCGTTGTTGGCTCGTCACAGGCCACAGCTGACAAGGCCGTCAACTACATCAAGTCAGAGTTTCCAGAGGCCAAAGTATCTGGATACAGCTGTGATCTAGACGTGGAAAGCCTTGAAGTTGACCTAGAGGCACTTTTCGATAAGATCGATCCTGTAGACCACATTGTCACGACGGCCGCCAACTCCCACCCGCACCCGACATCGATTCAGACTATAACAGTTCAATACCTCCGACTGGCGAACAGGAAATTGCAGGCCATGGTAATTTTGGCAAAAGTTGCTTCGCGACGCCTTCCTGCAAGCCGATATTCCAGTCTGACATTTACTTCGGGGAGCATCGCAGATCAGCCCCAGCCTGGATGCAGTGTTCTTGCATACATAGCCCAAGGAATGTTAGGCTTCGTTCGTGGTCTGGCCTTGGATATGAAGCCTGTGCGAGTTAATCTTGTCAAGCCCGGCTACGTCCTAGGCACGGGGTTGTGGTCGCAGATTCCAGAAGAGCAAAAGTCGAATCTGCGTGATACACTGGCCAACAAGAACCCAACTGCTAGTGAAGGTTTGGTGGAGGATGTTTCTGAAGCATACATATATTTGATGAAGGATGGAAACTGCACTGGAGAAGTTGTCAGCACCAGGAGTGGGCAACACTTAGTCTAG